The genomic window GCCTCGCACCAGAAGGAGCCGGTGACGTAGATGCGTCCTGCGCCTTCGCGGAACCGCTCGTTGCCGGTGACGGCCGCGAGCGGGTAGCCGTTGGCGATGCCCTTGCTGAACGCGCTGAGGTCGGGGCGCACGCTCAACGCTTCCCAACTGCCGGCCGCATGCAGCCGGAAACCGGCACGTACGTCGTCGAGGATCAACGCGGCATCGGCGGCGGTCGCTGCGGCGCGCAGGGCCTTTGCAAACTCGATCGTCGGCATCTCCTGGTCGCGGCCGATGTCGTGGCGGAAGGCCGTGACCAGGATCGCGGCGAGATCCGTTCCCGCTTCTTGCACCGCTGCGTTCAGGCTGGCGATGTCGTTGTACTGGTACTGGATGACATGGGCGCGGTCTTCGGTCGTGACGCCCACCAGCGAGGGCGAGCACCAGGGCACTGCCCCGTGGTACGAGCCCTGCGCCACGAGGATCTTGCGGCGGCCGGTGCCGGCGCGTGCGATCGTGACGCAGGTGGTGGTCGCATCGGTGCCGTTCTTCTGGAACATGGCCCAGTCGGCGTGGGCGATGCGATCGACCAGCGTTTCGGCCAGCTCGACCAGTGCAGGGGCAGGGCCGTTCATGCTGACCCCCAATGCGGCCTGCCTTTGGTAAGCAGCATCGACGCCCGCATGGTGATGGCCGAGCAGCACGGGGCCCCAGCTGCACATCAGGTCGACGTATTCGCGGCCATCGACATCCCACACATGGCAGCCTGTGGCGCGGGCGAAAAACTGTGGGTAACCCTCCGGCAATGGAGCGGCGTTCTGGTGGCCGTACATGCCACCGGGGATGACCTGTTTGGCGCGAGCGCGTAGAGCGAGATCGATCTCACCGTCATGTCGTTGATTCATGTCGTAGCTCCTTGCTGCACCGCAGCGTATATATGATATATCACGTCGGTGAGAAATTCTGGTATGAGGTCTGACGTGAGGTGGTGTCGCATGTCGGTCTTCTGACCGGCGTGCGGTCAGTCGCGCAGTCGGTCTTCCGGTGAAGCCGCAATGGGCGCGGCAGTCATGAACGAGGCCGTTGCGGGTGGTGCAGTCACCGGTTCGTACAAGTGGCAAGCGGCTTCGTGTCCCGGCGCCAAGGCCTTGAGTTGCGGCACTTCATTTCGGCAGCGCTCGAATGCATGCGGACATCGCGTATGAAAAGTGCACCCGGTCGGCGGGCTCGACAGACTCGGCAATTCGCCTCGTACGTTGGCTGCCAGTCGATGGCGTGGATCGGGCCGCGGAATGGCTTCGAGCAGCGTCTGCGTGTACGGATGCTTCGGCGTGGCGTAGAGCGCGGCGCGCGGCGCGACTTCGACGATGGCACCTGCGTACATTACGGCGACGCGGTGCGAGATGTTGCGCACGACAGCCAGGTCGTGCGCTATGAAGAGGTAGCTCAGCCCGAAGGCCTCTTGCAAGTCGATCAGGAGGTTGACCACCTGCGCCTGCAGCGAGACGTCGAGGGCGGACACCGGCTCGTCGCAGACGATGAATTCCGGCTTGAGCGCCAGCGCACGAGCGATGCCGATGCGCTGCCGCTGCCCACCGGAAAATTCGTGCGGAAACCGATCGCCGCATGAGCGCGGCAGGCCGACGGTGTCGAGCAGTTCCTGAATGCGAAGCTGCCGATCGTGACGTGTGCGGCCGCCGGCCACGTCGATCGGCTCGGCGATCGCATCGCCGATTCGCATACGCGGATTCAGTGAACCCTGCGGGTCTTGAAAGACGAACTGCACGCGCTTGCGAACGCGCGCCAGAGCCTGTTGCGCGTTAGTGCCGGTGATCTCTTCATCGAACAAACGGACGCGCCCCGATGTCGCCGGGATGAGTCCGACCAGCATGCGACCGGTGGTCGACTTGCCCGAGCCCGATTCGCCGACCAAACCCAGCGTTTCGCCGCGCGCAATGTCGAAGCTCACTTGACGCACGGCGCGAAGCGTGCGCGCCGGCGTTCCGGCTTGGCGCTTGAGCGCGAACGTTTTCTCGAGGTCGCGCACCGTGACGATCGCATCGGGCGCAGTTGCGTCTTGGGTCATGGGATGACTGCCTGCTGGCTCTTTGAGATACCTACCGGCACGCCTGCATCTGCACCGCTGGCCGCCAGACGCGGCGGGCAGCGACTCCATCGCATGGACGATGCCGGGAGCAGGGCGGGCGGGATTTCGTGGCACACGGGCAACGCCTCCGGGCAGCGCGGGCTGAAGCGGCAGCCCGGAATGTGCACTGAAGGATCGGGGATGCTGCCGGCAATCGACTTCAGCCGGCCGGGCTCGCCATCCAGCCGTGGAATGGCAGCCAGCAGGCCGTCGGTGTAGGGATGCAGCGGCTTGCCGAAAAGGTCCAGAACAGGGGCCGACTCAATCACCTGGCCGGCGTACATCACCACCACGCGATCCGCGAACTGCGCAATCACCCCGAGGTCATGCGTGATGAGGATCACCGACATATCGAGCTCCGACTGCAGCTCTTTAAGCAGCTGAAGGATCTGAGACTGGATCGTGACGTCGAGTGCAGTGGTCGGCTCGTCGGCTATCAAAACCTTGGGTTGGCAAGCAATGGCAATGGCGATGACGACGCGCTGGCGCATGCCGCCAGAGAGACGGTGCGGGTAGTCGTCGATGCGCCGGGCTGCATCCGGAATGCGCACCAGCCCCAGCAGCTCGATCGCCCGCTTGCGCGCCGCCGCTGCGGTCAGCCCCTGATGCAGACGCAGCGGCTCGATGATCTGGTCGGCGATGGTCAATACGGGGTTCAGCGACGACATCGGGTCCTGGAAGATCATCGCGATCTCGGCACCGCGGATGCGCCGCATCTGCGGCTCGGGCAGCTTGAGGAGATCGCGATCGTTGAAGACGATGGTGCCGCTGGAGATCCGGCTCGTCGCACGCGCGTGCAGCCGCAAGATCGACAGCGCACTGACGCTCTTGCCACTGCCCGATTCGCCGACAATGCCAAGGCACTCGCGCCGGCCGATGCTGAAGCTCACGTCGCGAACGGCGGAGACCCATCCATCGTCACCACGGAACTCCACGGTCAGGTTGTTGACTGCGAGCACGGGCAGTTCGGGTTGCCCCATCGGTTTCGGCACCACCTCAGGCCTCCACTTTCAGACGCGGGTCGAGCACGTCGCGCAGACCATCGCCCAGCAGGTTCATGCCCAGCGCAGCAAGGCTGATGGCCAAGCCCGGAAACAACATGATCCACCATGCCTCGATCGAATAATCACGGCCTTCCGCGATGATGTTTCCCCAACTCGGCGCTGGCGGCGGCGGGCCGATGCCGAGAAAGCTGAGCGCGGCTTCGGCCAGGATGGCGTAAGCAAAGACGAAGGTCAGCTGCACCACCAGCGGCCCCATGCAGTTGGGCAGGATGTGCCGGAAGATCATGCGCAGATGGCCGGCGCCCGACAGGCGTGCCGCTTCGACGTATTCCATCTCGCGAATCACCAACGTCGAGGCGCGCGTGATGCGGGCCGTGCGCGGTATGTAAGCCACGGTCAGCGCGACGATGACGCTGGTGGTCTGCGGGCCGAGCGCTGCGCTGATGCCGATGGCAAGCAGGATCGCAGGGAACGCGAGCAGCGCGTCCATGAAGCGCATCAGCGGCGAATCGAGCCGCCGGAAGTAGCCGGCAGCAATGCCGATGAAGGCGCCGACGATGCCCGACGCCAGCGCCACCGAGAGCCCGATGAACAACGACAGCCGCGCACCCTGCAGCACGCGCGTCAGCATGTCGCGGCCGAACATGTCGGCGCCGAAGAGCATCGTGCTCGATGGCGGCTTGAAGCGGTTGCGCATGCGCATGGCAGTCGGGTCGAGGCCGGTGAGCATCGGGCCGAAGATCGCGGCCAGCACCAGCAGCGTGATGATGACCAGGCCGATCACGAACGAGCGGTGCTTGAAGAGTTTGCGAACCAGCCGCAGCTTTCGCCGGGGCGCGAGCAACTGCGCGGGGCCTGCCGGCTGTGCGTTGCCATTGGATGTCGACAGCACCGCCGCCTCAGTCATAGCGCACCCGCGGGTCGACCAGCGTGTAGGCCAGGTCGACACAGACATTGACGAGCACGAAGGCGAAGCCCAGCAACAGCATCGTTCCCTGGATCAGTGGGTAGTCGCGCGCCATGATCCCTTGCACCACCAACCGCCCGATACCGGGAAGCGCGAACACCTGCTCGATGACGACAGAACCACCGATGAGCAGCGACAGGATGATGCCGCTCACCGTGACCACCGACATCAGGGAGTTCCGAAAGGCATGTTTGCCGATCGTCACCCACTCGTTCAGACCCTTGGCGCGCGCGGTGCGGATGTAGTCCTGGTCGAGCACGTCGAGCATGCTGGAGCGCGTCATGCGTGCAAGGTAGCCGATCTGGAACAGCGCGAGGATGGCCGCCGGTTGCACCATCGATCGCAGCCACGGGCCGAAGCCTTGCGACAACGGCGCGTAGCCCGAGGAGGGCAACCAGCGCAACTCCACCGAAAAGACGATGACCGAGATGATCGCGATCCAGAAGCTGGGGATCGACACGCCGATGAGCGCGACGCCCATCACGGCCGAATCGATCCAGGTGTTGCGGTAGTAGGCCGCGATGATGCCGAGCGCGATGCCGACCGGCACCGTGATGGCAAAGGCCAGCAGCGCGAGCGACAACGTCACAGGCAGCCGGGCGATCACCGCGCTGAACACGCCCTGGTTCAGCATCAGCGACTGCCCGAAATCGCCGCGTGCCAGATTGCCCAGCCAGGCGATGAGCTGCTCCCAGATCGGACGATCGAGTCCGAGCTGATGACGCAGCTTGTCGATGGCTTCGGGCGATGCGTCCGGGCCGGCCATGACCACCGCTGGGTCGCCCGGCAGCATGTGCATCAAGACGAACGCGAGTATCGCGACCAGGAGGATGACCGGAATCGCCTGCAGCAGCCGGAAGATGACGTTGCGCGCCACCGTTACTTCAGGCTGACGTTCCAGAAGCGCGGCAGATAGAAGCTCGCGAAGTTATCGACCTTCTTCTTGTTGAAGGCGTTGATCGTGCCCATGTCGACGATCTTGATCATGTAGGCCTGTTCGAGCACCTGCTTCTCGATGACGTCCCAGGCTTCCTTGCGTTTGCCAGCGTCCAGCGAGGTGTAGAACTTTTCGTAAGCGGCATCGAGGACAGCGTCGTTCTTCACCTGCGGGAAGGTGTAGAACATCGTGCGCCACTGCTGCGGGCCGAGCAGTGGGTTCGAGCAGAAGCTGGTGGTCGACACGTTCCATGTCCCGGTGCCGCGCTGCATGTTGCTGGCGTTGGTGGTCCAGTCGACCACGTCGACATTGACGTTCATGCCGGCCGCCTTCATCAACTCCGAGAGCACGAGGATCGAGGTGCGGAAGTTGGGGTAGTTCGACGTCGTTTGCAGCGTGATCGGCTCGTTCTTGTAGCCGGCTTCGGCCAGCAGCTTCTTGGCTTTGTCCGGGCTTTTCTGGTCGTAGTAGACCTTCATCTTGTCGCCCTGGTAGTACGGGCTGAACGGGTACACCAGCGAGTGGTTCATCTTGGCGATCTGGCCGGTCGCGGTCGAGATTTCTTCGACATCGACCACCGCGTTGATGGCCTGGCGGATCTTCGGATTGGCCGTCGGCCCTTGCGAGCTGTTGACGATGAAGACCTGCATGCAATACGGGAACACCGTCTGCGTCTGGATGTCCGGGTCGCTGGCAAAACGCTTGGCGAGTTCGGGCGGAATACTGGCCGCGACGTCGACATCGCCTGCCTGCAGGGCGGCGACGCGGGCGTTGGCTTCTGGGATGAATCGGTAGCGCACCGAGTCCACGTATGCAATGCGCCGGCCGGCATAGCCGTCGAGACCCTTGTAGCTTTCGTTGGGGGTGTAGCCGTCGAAGCGTTCGAGTACCAGGTGGCTGTCCTTGGTCCACTCGCCCAACTTGAACGGGCCGCTGCCGATCACGTCGGCACCCCGCGCCGGCTTGTCTTTTTGCGAGGCCGGCAAGATGACGAACGGATACACCGGGCTCTTCAGGATGTCGACGAAGACCGAGTTGGTCTTGTTGAGTTTGACGATGAACGTTTCGGCGTCGGGCGCTGTCGCGCTGGCCACGTCGCTGAAGATCACCGCGTTGGGGCTGATCTTGCGATAGCGCTCGAAAGACGCGAGCACGTCGGCAGAGGTCAGGACGCTGCCGTCATGAAACTTCACGCCCTTGCGGATCTTGAAGGTGAAGGTCTTGGCGTCGTCTGCAATGGTGTAGCTCGACGCGATCATCGGTCGCGTCTCGTAGTTTTCGCCCACGGTGATGAGCGCGTCGTACAGGTGATGGATCACCTCCAGCTCGACCGCGCTGCTCGATACGTAAGGGTCCAGCGTGCCCGGCCCCG from Variovorax sp. PAMC28562 includes these protein-coding regions:
- a CDS encoding ABC transporter ATP-binding protein, with the translated sequence MTQDATAPDAIVTVRDLEKTFALKRQAGTPARTLRAVRQVSFDIARGETLGLVGESGSGKSTTGRMLVGLIPATSGRVRLFDEEITGTNAQQALARVRKRVQFVFQDPQGSLNPRMRIGDAIAEPIDVAGGRTRHDRQLRIQELLDTVGLPRSCGDRFPHEFSGGQRQRIGIARALALKPEFIVCDEPVSALDVSLQAQVVNLLIDLQEAFGLSYLFIAHDLAVVRNISHRVAVMYAGAIVEVAPRAALYATPKHPYTQTLLEAIPRPDPRHRLAANVRGELPSLSSPPTGCTFHTRCPHAFERCRNEVPQLKALAPGHEAACHLYEPVTAPPATASFMTAAPIAASPEDRLRD
- a CDS encoding ABC transporter permease — encoded protein: MARNVIFRLLQAIPVILLVAILAFVLMHMLPGDPAVVMAGPDASPEAIDKLRHQLGLDRPIWEQLIAWLGNLARGDFGQSLMLNQGVFSAVIARLPVTLSLALLAFAITVPVGIALGIIAAYYRNTWIDSAVMGVALIGVSIPSFWIAIISVIVFSVELRWLPSSGYAPLSQGFGPWLRSMVQPAAILALFQIGYLARMTRSSMLDVLDQDYIRTARAKGLNEWVTIGKHAFRNSLMSVVTVSGIILSLLIGGSVVIEQVFALPGIGRLVVQGIMARDYPLIQGTMLLLGFAFVLVNVCVDLAYTLVDPRVRYD
- a CDS encoding aminotransferase class III-fold pyridoxal phosphate-dependent enzyme produces the protein MNQRHDGEIDLALRARAKQVIPGGMYGHQNAAPLPEGYPQFFARATGCHVWDVDGREYVDLMCSWGPVLLGHHHAGVDAAYQRQAALGVSMNGPAPALVELAETLVDRIAHADWAMFQKNGTDATTTCVTIARAGTGRRKILVAQGSYHGAVPWCSPSLVGVTTEDRAHVIQYQYNDIASLNAAVQEAGTDLAAILVTAFRHDIGRDQEMPTIEFAKALRAAATAADAALILDDVRAGFRLHAAGSWEALSVRPDLSAFSKGIANGYPLAAVTGNERFREGAGRIYVTGSFWCEAPPMAAAIATLQETKASNTIAHLVAMGQRLRDGLAKLSDQAGIGIRQTGPVQMPMVLFDDDADNAKGRRFCAATLRAGAYFHPRHNMFLSAAHQPEDIDKALSAAAAGFEALAG
- a CDS encoding ABC transporter substrate-binding protein, with the translated sequence MSVRTIFKKLVTAAAIAALFAAAANMPVFAQKKGGQLRYAYVSGPGTLDPYVSSSAVELEVIHHLYDALITVGENYETRPMIASSYTIADDAKTFTFKIRKGVKFHDGSVLTSADVLASFERYRKISPNAVIFSDVASATAPDAETFIVKLNKTNSVFVDILKSPVYPFVILPASQKDKPARGADVIGSGPFKLGEWTKDSHLVLERFDGYTPNESYKGLDGYAGRRIAYVDSVRYRFIPEANARVAALQAGDVDVAASIPPELAKRFASDPDIQTQTVFPYCMQVFIVNSSQGPTANPKIRQAINAVVDVEEISTATGQIAKMNHSLVYPFSPYYQGDKMKVYYDQKSPDKAKKLLAEAGYKNEPITLQTTSNYPNFRTSILVLSELMKAAGMNVNVDVVDWTTNASNMQRGTGTWNVSTTSFCSNPLLGPQQWRTMFYTFPQVKNDAVLDAAYEKFYTSLDAGKRKEAWDVIEKQVLEQAYMIKIVDMGTINAFNKKKVDNFASFYLPRFWNVSLK
- a CDS encoding ABC transporter permease, which encodes MTEAAVLSTSNGNAQPAGPAQLLAPRRKLRLVRKLFKHRSFVIGLVIITLLVLAAIFGPMLTGLDPTAMRMRNRFKPPSSTMLFGADMFGRDMLTRVLQGARLSLFIGLSVALASGIVGAFIGIAAGYFRRLDSPLMRFMDALLAFPAILLAIGISAALGPQTTSVIVALTVAYIPRTARITRASTLVIREMEYVEAARLSGAGHLRMIFRHILPNCMGPLVVQLTFVFAYAILAEAALSFLGIGPPPPAPSWGNIIAEGRDYSIEAWWIMLFPGLAISLAALGMNLLGDGLRDVLDPRLKVEA
- a CDS encoding ABC transporter ATP-binding protein; the encoded protein is MVPKPMGQPELPVLAVNNLTVEFRGDDGWVSAVRDVSFSIGRRECLGIVGESGSGKSVSALSILRLHARATSRISSGTIVFNDRDLLKLPEPQMRRIRGAEIAMIFQDPMSSLNPVLTIADQIIEPLRLHQGLTAAAARKRAIELLGLVRIPDAARRIDDYPHRLSGGMRQRVVIAIAIACQPKVLIADEPTTALDVTIQSQILQLLKELQSELDMSVILITHDLGVIAQFADRVVVMYAGQVIESAPVLDLFGKPLHPYTDGLLAAIPRLDGEPGRLKSIAGSIPDPSVHIPGCRFSPRCPEALPVCHEIPPALLPASSMRWSRCPPRLAASGADAGVPVGISKSQQAVIP